From Frateuria aurantia DSM 6220, one genomic window encodes:
- the cobN gene encoding cobaltochelatase subunit CobN, which produces MHLLRTVPGGFVDDSEGVVRVDQQPAPIVILSSADTTLSLLAGVMPELGDDFPAVRLTNVSFLRQPASVDFYVDDVLAHARVIIVDHLGGQSYWPYGIERLVALAQARGGPQLVMFSGDLQEDPHLQALSTADPVFCHQLWRYLREGGRQNARHFMLSIAREVFAMPVQPEPVRVLPAATLYWPGGELATLAEVRGHWQAGAPVVALLFYKAHLQAANLASFDALIQSLRERGLNPLPLAITSLKDAFSLEILRQLCAEVQADLVLNTTAFAAASPGAETTFVLAGDAPVLQLITCSANRESWAGNDHGLRARDIAMHVALPEIDGRLITRTISFKGAAYYCERTQVDVVSYQPDHERIAFVVELARRWAVLRHKPNADKRLALVLANYPLSEGRIGNGVGLDVPASVVGMLAMLVAQGYALDSLPDDGDALMRQLTRGVTNDPVQRPLRPAWQSLSMADYRDELARWPQAAREAILQRWGEPEDDPTVRSGRFMIAGWRCGKVFVGIQPARSHDPADYASYHDAELVPPHAYLAFYIWLRKSFAVDALVHVGKHGNLEWLPGKSVALADSCWPELALGPLPHLYPFIVNDPGEGAQAKRRAQAVIIDHLMPPLTRAENYGPLQDLEREVDEYYEAVIVDPRRATLLRKGILKRIVEHDLHRELSLEAPADSEGEDALLTSLDAYLCELKEAQIRDGLHIFGQSPTGRQRRDTLMALLRYPVGDGRGANSGLTQALVRDLQLEAWIDPCAADWAKPWIGPRPEALQRQDTAPWRHLGDTRERLESLALSLLDQALEGRWPESKVWPHTVQVLQRLQQDVAPRLDACGAEELRQLQRGLEGRFVPPGPSGAPSRGRPDVLPTGRNFYSLDTRSVPTQAAWTLGQRSAHQLIERHLQDHGDYPQAIGLSVWGTATMRTGGDDLAQAMALLGVRPVWAPGSHRVTDFEIMPIEALDRPRIDVTLRVSGFFRDAFPAAMHLFDAAVQAVAEQDEPDDLNPVRARILRERDSLAATGMSLEEARRQAGWRVFSSRPGHYGTGLQELIDRRHWQDDADLAGAYRDWGGHAYAARTEGEAAPEAFGRRLAEIDLVVQNQDNREHDLLDSNDYYQFQGGMAVAARHLGGRQPAIYHADHSNPEVPRVRSLREEVARVLRSRVVNPKWMDGVKRHGYKGAAEMAATVDYLFGYDATARVVEDYQYAMVGAAYLDDAATRDFLREHNPQALSDICERLLEAVARGLWQQPGEQAERIERYLLDNENHIEGRNA; this is translated from the coding sequence GTGCATCTGCTGCGTACGGTCCCCGGCGGCTTCGTGGACGACAGCGAGGGCGTGGTGCGGGTCGACCAGCAGCCGGCTCCCATCGTCATCCTCAGTTCGGCCGATACCACCTTGTCGCTGCTGGCGGGCGTGATGCCCGAGCTGGGGGATGACTTCCCGGCGGTCAGACTGACCAATGTCAGCTTCCTGCGCCAGCCGGCTTCCGTGGATTTCTATGTGGATGACGTGCTGGCCCATGCCCGCGTCATCATCGTCGACCATCTCGGGGGCCAGTCCTACTGGCCCTACGGCATCGAGCGACTGGTGGCCTTGGCGCAGGCCCGGGGTGGTCCGCAGCTGGTGATGTTTTCCGGTGACCTGCAGGAGGATCCCCATCTACAGGCACTGAGCACGGCCGACCCGGTCTTCTGCCATCAGTTGTGGCGTTATCTGCGTGAGGGCGGGCGGCAGAACGCCCGCCACTTCATGCTCAGCATCGCCCGCGAAGTGTTCGCGATGCCGGTGCAGCCCGAGCCGGTACGGGTCCTTCCGGCCGCCACTTTGTATTGGCCCGGCGGGGAGCTGGCGACCCTGGCCGAGGTGCGTGGTCACTGGCAGGCCGGTGCGCCGGTGGTCGCGTTGCTGTTCTACAAGGCGCATCTGCAGGCGGCCAATCTGGCCAGTTTCGATGCGCTGATCCAGTCCCTGCGCGAGCGCGGGCTGAACCCGCTGCCGCTGGCGATCACTTCGCTGAAAGATGCTTTTTCCCTGGAAATTCTGCGGCAATTGTGCGCCGAGGTGCAGGCGGATCTGGTGCTGAACACCACGGCCTTCGCCGCCGCCTCGCCCGGCGCCGAGACAACGTTCGTGCTGGCCGGTGATGCGCCGGTACTGCAGCTGATCACCTGCAGTGCCAATCGCGAGAGCTGGGCCGGCAATGATCACGGCCTGCGAGCCCGCGACATTGCCATGCATGTCGCCCTGCCGGAAATCGACGGACGGCTGATCACCCGCACCATCAGTTTCAAAGGCGCGGCCTATTACTGCGAGCGGACCCAGGTCGATGTGGTCAGCTACCAGCCCGACCACGAGCGTATCGCCTTCGTCGTCGAGCTGGCCCGCCGCTGGGCTGTGCTGCGACACAAGCCGAACGCCGACAAGCGGCTGGCGCTGGTGCTGGCCAATTATCCGCTCAGCGAAGGGCGCATCGGCAATGGCGTCGGTCTGGACGTGCCGGCCTCGGTAGTCGGCATGCTCGCCATGCTGGTCGCGCAGGGCTATGCGCTAGACAGCTTGCCGGACGACGGCGATGCCCTGATGCGTCAGCTGACCCGCGGAGTCACCAATGATCCGGTGCAGCGACCGTTGCGCCCGGCCTGGCAGAGTCTGTCCATGGCCGATTACCGGGACGAACTGGCACGCTGGCCGCAGGCGGCACGCGAGGCCATCCTGCAGCGATGGGGCGAACCCGAAGATGATCCGACGGTACGCTCCGGTCGCTTCATGATCGCCGGCTGGCGTTGCGGCAAGGTCTTTGTCGGCATCCAGCCGGCACGCAGCCATGACCCGGCGGACTATGCCAGCTACCATGATGCCGAGCTGGTCCCGCCGCATGCCTATCTGGCCTTCTACATCTGGCTGCGCAAGTCGTTCGCCGTCGATGCCCTCGTCCATGTCGGCAAGCATGGCAATCTGGAGTGGCTGCCGGGTAAGAGCGTCGCACTGGCGGACAGCTGCTGGCCGGAGCTGGCGCTGGGGCCGCTGCCGCACCTGTATCCGTTTATCGTCAATGATCCCGGCGAAGGTGCCCAGGCCAAGCGCCGGGCCCAGGCCGTCATCATCGATCATCTGATGCCGCCGCTGACGCGGGCCGAGAACTACGGTCCGCTGCAGGACCTGGAGCGCGAGGTCGATGAATATTACGAGGCCGTGATTGTCGACCCTCGACGCGCGACCTTGCTGCGCAAGGGCATTCTCAAGCGCATCGTCGAGCATGACCTGCATCGCGAGCTGAGTCTGGAGGCTCCGGCGGACAGCGAGGGCGAGGATGCGCTGCTGACCTCGCTGGACGCCTATCTGTGCGAATTGAAGGAAGCCCAGATCCGCGATGGTCTGCATATCTTCGGCCAGTCGCCGACGGGACGGCAGCGACGCGATACCTTGATGGCCCTGCTGCGCTATCCGGTCGGCGATGGCCGCGGGGCGAACAGCGGCCTGACCCAGGCCCTGGTCAGGGATCTGCAGCTGGAAGCCTGGATCGACCCATGTGCCGCCGACTGGGCCAAGCCCTGGATCGGTCCGCGTCCGGAAGCCTTGCAGCGGCAGGATACCGCTCCCTGGCGGCATCTGGGCGATACCCGCGAACGGCTGGAGAGCCTGGCATTGAGTCTGCTTGACCAGGCGCTGGAGGGACGCTGGCCCGAGAGCAAAGTCTGGCCGCATACCGTGCAGGTGCTGCAGCGGTTGCAACAGGACGTGGCGCCGCGGCTGGATGCTTGTGGCGCCGAGGAATTGCGCCAGCTGCAGCGCGGGCTGGAAGGGCGGTTCGTGCCGCCCGGCCCCAGTGGCGCACCTTCGCGCGGCCGTCCGGATGTCCTGCCGACGGGCCGGAATTTCTATTCGCTGGACACCCGCTCGGTGCCGACCCAGGCGGCCTGGACCCTGGGCCAGCGTTCGGCGCATCAACTGATCGAGCGTCATCTGCAGGATCATGGCGATTATCCGCAGGCGATCGGGCTTTCGGTGTGGGGCACGGCGACCATGCGCACCGGCGGCGACGATCTGGCCCAGGCCATGGCCTTGCTGGGCGTGCGCCCGGTCTGGGCGCCGGGCAGCCATCGGGTGACTGATTTCGAGATCATGCCCATCGAGGCCCTGGACCGGCCACGCATCGATGTGACCTTGCGAGTGTCGGGTTTCTTCCGTGATGCCTTCCCCGCGGCGATGCATCTGTTCGATGCCGCCGTACAGGCGGTGGCCGAGCAGGATGAGCCGGATGACCTCAATCCGGTCAGGGCCCGCATTCTGCGCGAGCGCGACAGTCTGGCGGCGACCGGCATGTCGCTCGAAGAGGCGCGCAGGCAGGCCGGCTGGCGGGTGTTCAGCAGCCGCCCGGGCCATTATGGCACCGGGCTGCAGGAGCTGATCGACCGGCGGCATTGGCAGGATGATGCCGATCTGGCCGGTGCCTATCGGGACTGGGGCGGTCACGCCTATGCCGCCCGGACCGAGGGCGAGGCCGCGCCGGAAGCCTTCGGCCGGCGCCTGGCCGAGATCGATCTGGTGGTGCAGAACCAGGACAACCGCGAGCACGATCTGCTCGACTCCAATGACTATTACCAGTTCCAGGGCGGCATGGCGGTGGCGGCCCGGCATCTGGGTGGGCGCCAGCCGGCGATCTACCACGCCGACCACAGCAACCCCGAGGTGCCCCGGGTCCGCAGTCTGCGCGAGGAAGTCGCGCGGGTGCTGCGCTCGCGGGTGGTCAATCCGAAATGGATGGATGGCGTCAAACGCCATGGTTACAAGGGGGCGGCCGAAATGGCGGCCACGGTGGACTATCTGTTCGGCTACGACGCCACCGCGCGGGTGGTCGAGGACTACCAGTACGCGATGGTCGGCGCGGCCTATCTGGATGATGCCGCCACCCGCGACTTTCTGCGCGAACACAATCCGCAGGCCTTGAGCGATATCTGCGAGCGGTTGCTGGAAGCCGTTGCCCGCGGTCTGTGGCAGCAGCCCGGCGAGCAGGCCGAACGGATCGAGCGCTATCTGCTGGACAACGAAAACCATATCGAAGGACGAAATGCATGA
- a CDS encoding ATP-binding protein has translation MSAATDPAGSRPDYPFSALVGLEPLRRFLLLAAVDPGLGGVLISGPRGTAKSTSARALAALLPEGRLVNLPLGATEERLIGSLDLEAMLRDGELRFRPGLLAAAHQGVLYVDEVNLLPDALVDALLDVAASGVNSIEREGISHRHPARFVLIGTMNPEEGEVRPQLLDRFGLMVELDNCLDPQQRQAMVRARLDYESDPQAFHARHREMDAALRQRLLAARAALAELDFDEAVHERVSRWCIAAAVDGVRADLAMLRAARALAAWEGAQAVTIEHVDQVAAACLRHRCRQLPAAPSSADGPAPQDHDARSGPDEASTTGRHPGDDEGDFGELPPEPVGMTPVKAVRPLLPKP, from the coding sequence ATGAGCGCTGCCACGGATCCCGCCGGAAGCCGCCCGGACTATCCCTTTTCGGCCCTGGTCGGGCTGGAGCCGCTGCGCCGGTTCCTGCTTCTGGCCGCGGTCGATCCGGGTCTGGGCGGCGTGCTGATCAGCGGTCCGCGCGGCACGGCCAAATCGACCAGTGCCCGCGCGCTGGCGGCGCTGCTGCCTGAAGGCCGGCTGGTGAATCTGCCGCTGGGCGCGACCGAAGAGCGTCTGATCGGCAGCCTGGATCTGGAGGCGATGCTGCGTGACGGCGAGTTGCGCTTCAGGCCCGGCCTGCTGGCGGCGGCGCATCAAGGCGTGCTGTATGTCGACGAAGTCAATCTGCTGCCGGATGCGCTGGTGGATGCCTTGCTGGACGTGGCGGCCAGCGGCGTCAACAGCATCGAGCGCGAAGGCATTTCCCACCGTCATCCTGCCCGTTTCGTGCTGATCGGCACCATGAATCCGGAAGAGGGCGAAGTGCGTCCGCAGTTGCTGGACCGTTTCGGTCTGATGGTCGAGCTGGACAATTGCCTGGACCCGCAGCAAAGGCAGGCCATGGTGCGGGCGCGGCTGGACTACGAGTCCGATCCGCAGGCCTTTCATGCACGTCATCGGGAGATGGACGCGGCTTTGCGTCAGCGCCTGCTCGCCGCACGGGCCGCCCTGGCCGAGCTGGATTTCGACGAGGCCGTGCATGAGCGCGTCAGCCGCTGGTGCATTGCCGCTGCCGTCGACGGCGTACGTGCCGATCTGGCCATGCTGCGGGCCGCCCGGGCGCTAGCGGCCTGGGAGGGCGCGCAGGCGGTGACGATCGAGCATGTGGATCAGGTGGCAGCGGCCTGTCTGCGGCATCGCTGCCGGCAGCTGCCAGCGGCGCCGTCGTCAGCGGACGGGCCGGCGCCCCAGGATCATGATGCCCGGTCCGGTCCGGATGAGGCTTCGACAACCGGCCGGCATCCCGGTGACGACGAAGGGGACTTCGGCGAGCTGCCGCCCGAGCCGGTCGGCATGACGCCGGTCAAGGCCGTGCGGCCGCTGCTCCCAAAACCCTAG
- a CDS encoding vWA domain-containing protein has product MPRRPDELSYRRRPGGSARLTVYVLDCSASMLRHGRLALAKGLLADWFAEAARARSQVALICHGGRGARLVFGPAVPRWWNERWIQPIAGGGGTPLQAGLAMAETLLQRGHRRDPGLGLELWLLSDEHCPAAGPPSLGSASIIDVEPRGRMAGGARRLAHAWQAAYLQLTPQGLSQPGF; this is encoded by the coding sequence TTGCCGCGGCGGCCGGACGAACTCAGTTACCGCCGCCGTCCTGGCGGCTCGGCACGACTGACGGTCTATGTGCTGGATTGTTCCGCCTCGATGCTGAGGCATGGCCGGCTGGCCCTGGCCAAGGGCCTGCTGGCGGACTGGTTCGCCGAGGCGGCGCGGGCGCGATCTCAGGTCGCGCTGATCTGCCACGGTGGTCGCGGCGCCCGGCTGGTGTTCGGTCCGGCGGTGCCGCGCTGGTGGAACGAACGATGGATCCAGCCGATCGCCGGCGGCGGCGGCACCCCCTTGCAAGCCGGTCTGGCGATGGCCGAGACCCTGCTGCAGCGTGGCCACCGGCGCGATCCCGGGCTGGGACTGGAGCTGTGGCTGCTCAGTGACGAGCACTGCCCGGCGGCGGGGCCGCCGTCACTTGGGTCGGCCAGCATCATCGACGTCGAGCCGCGCGGTCGCATGGCGGGTGGCGCGCGCCGGCTCGCACACGCCTGGCAGGCGGCCTATCTGCAGCTGACGCCGCAGGGTCTGAGTCAGCCGGGCTTCTGA
- the cobJ gene encoding precorrin-3B C(17)-methyltransferase: MRPLAIIVLGPAAMPLAERLRAMAPGSRIHGLRSRLGMPAAGCDDLYDDFGTRLRELHAGDAPVLALCAAGIIIRALAPRLTDDDKLQGAAVLAVAQDGSSVVPLLGGLRGANDLARDIALSLDGHAAITTSGELRFGTCLLQPPPGYVLADIEHGKRLVSGLLAGDTLRIEGDAPWLDHVDLPRAASATHSLQVSASIQTPDASTLRIYPRNLVLACRHDGDTDAAGLADRMRRQLAAAGLAVEALAVVLIGATSRHQQIVAEAARELGASLRRVDSPPLDAETLLRETLPELSPCGEPGPTLALAQADRPVDPARIGRPRGKLSVIGLGPGHAAYMVPAARAALEQATDILGYATYVEMAGPLRPGQRRHPSDNREELQRAAHGFTLAAEGRHVAMVSSGDPGVFAMAAATLEALEAGTDPAWHEVELEILPGVSAALACAAIAGAPLGHDFCLISLSDNLKPWSLIERRLALAAEADLAMGWYNPISRHRPWQLDRALDIVRRHRDGSTPVVLGWNIARPGARLNTVALQDLRSEMVDMRTVVVIGSSTTRRFGHENGREWVYTPRSHPFQKPG; the protein is encoded by the coding sequence ATGAGGCCGCTGGCCATCATCGTGCTGGGACCCGCGGCGATGCCGCTGGCCGAACGGCTGCGAGCCATGGCGCCGGGCAGTCGCATCCACGGCCTGCGCAGCCGCCTCGGCATGCCTGCGGCCGGCTGCGACGATCTCTATGACGACTTCGGCACCCGTCTGCGCGAACTGCATGCCGGCGATGCACCGGTTCTGGCCTTGTGCGCCGCCGGCATCATCATCCGCGCGCTCGCTCCCCGCCTGACCGACGATGACAAGCTGCAAGGCGCCGCCGTGCTGGCGGTGGCGCAGGATGGCAGCAGCGTGGTACCCCTGCTGGGCGGCCTGCGTGGCGCCAATGACCTGGCCCGCGATATCGCGCTGTCCCTGGATGGCCATGCAGCCATTACCACCAGCGGCGAACTGCGCTTCGGCACCTGCCTGCTGCAGCCACCGCCGGGCTATGTGCTCGCCGATATCGAGCACGGCAAGCGACTGGTCTCCGGTCTACTGGCCGGCGATACCCTCCGGATCGAGGGCGATGCGCCCTGGCTGGACCATGTCGACCTGCCTCGCGCCGCATCGGCGACGCACAGCTTGCAGGTATCGGCCAGCATCCAGACCCCTGACGCGTCGACCCTGCGCATTTATCCACGCAATCTGGTGCTGGCCTGCCGCCATGACGGCGATACCGATGCCGCCGGGCTGGCCGATCGCATGCGCCGGCAACTGGCGGCGGCCGGACTGGCCGTCGAGGCCTTGGCCGTGGTCCTGATCGGCGCCACCAGCAGGCACCAGCAGATCGTGGCCGAGGCGGCGCGGGAGCTGGGTGCCAGCCTGCGGCGGGTGGACAGCCCGCCGCTCGATGCCGAGACCTTGCTGCGCGAAACCCTGCCCGAACTGTCGCCTTGCGGCGAACCGGGCCCAACCCTGGCCCTGGCCCAGGCCGACCGCCCTGTCGACCCTGCACGCATCGGCCGCCCCCGCGGCAAGCTCAGCGTGATCGGCCTGGGACCCGGGCATGCCGCCTATATGGTGCCTGCCGCCCGCGCCGCGCTGGAGCAGGCTACCGATATCCTGGGTTATGCCACCTATGTCGAGATGGCCGGCCCGCTGCGCCCCGGCCAACGGCGTCACCCTTCCGACAATCGCGAGGAGCTGCAGCGGGCTGCGCATGGTTTCACCCTGGCCGCCGAGGGTCGACACGTCGCCATGGTCTCTTCCGGCGATCCGGGCGTGTTCGCGATGGCCGCCGCCACGCTGGAGGCGCTGGAGGCCGGCACCGATCCGGCCTGGCACGAAGTCGAACTGGAAATCCTGCCGGGAGTCTCGGCCGCGCTGGCCTGCGCGGCGATCGCCGGCGCGCCCCTGGGGCATGATTTCTGCCTGATCTCGCTATCGGACAATCTCAAGCCCTGGAGCCTGATCGAACGCCGGCTGGCGCTGGCCGCCGAGGCGGATCTGGCGATGGGCTGGTACAACCCGATTTCCCGGCATCGCCCCTGGCAGCTGGACCGGGCGCTGGATATCGTCCGGCGCCATCGGGACGGCTCGACCCCGGTGGTGCTGGGCTGGAACATTGCCCGCCCGGGAGCGCGACTGAACACCGTAGCTCTGCAGGACTTGCGCAGCGAGATGGTCGACATGCGCACCGTCGTCGTCATCGGCTCGTCGACCACCCGGCGCTTCGGCCACGAGAACGGGCGGGAATGGGTCTATACCCCCCGCAGCCATCCGTTTCAGAAGCCCGGCTGA
- a CDS encoding precorrin-2 C(20)-methyltransferase → MSQPQGRLLGLGVGPGDPELITVKALRLLQQAPVVAYFAGRGRKGHAYASIESHLQPQQIQLRLEYPLTTETVSGPLSYDQIIAAFYDRSALSVAAHLHEGRDVAVICEGDPMLYGSYMYLHDRLAADHPHQVVPGVCAMLGGAAMLGTPLVYRDQSLSVLAGTLPAGELHRRIALADAVVIMKLGRQLAKVREVLQELGLEQRALYIERATMETQRMLPLADVDPASSPYFSMILVPGTRWQA, encoded by the coding sequence ATGAGCCAGCCTCAAGGACGCCTGCTCGGTCTGGGCGTCGGCCCCGGCGACCCTGAGCTGATCACCGTGAAAGCGCTGCGGCTTCTGCAACAGGCCCCGGTGGTGGCCTATTTCGCCGGTCGAGGCCGCAAGGGCCATGCCTATGCCAGCATCGAGTCCCATCTGCAGCCGCAGCAGATCCAGCTGCGGCTGGAATATCCGCTGACGACCGAAACGGTCAGCGGCCCGCTCAGCTATGACCAGATCATCGCCGCCTTCTATGATCGCTCGGCGCTCAGCGTGGCCGCGCATCTGCACGAGGGCCGGGACGTCGCCGTGATCTGCGAAGGCGATCCCATGCTGTACGGCTCCTACATGTATCTGCACGACCGCCTTGCCGCCGATCATCCGCATCAGGTGGTACCGGGTGTCTGCGCCATGCTGGGCGGCGCGGCGATGCTGGGTACGCCCCTGGTCTACCGCGACCAGTCGCTCAGCGTACTGGCCGGCACGCTTCCCGCCGGGGAACTGCACCGGCGTATCGCGTTGGCCGACGCCGTGGTCATCATGAAGCTGGGCCGCCAGCTGGCCAAGGTCCGCGAAGTATTGCAGGAACTGGGGCTCGAGCAACGCGCCCTGTATATCGAGCGCGCCACCATGGAGACCCAGCGCATGCTGCCCCTGGCCGACGTGGACCCTGCCAGCTCGCCCTATTTCTCGATGATCCTGGTGCCGGGCACGCGGTGGCAGGCATGA